Proteins found in one Cricetulus griseus strain 17A/GY chromosome X, alternate assembly CriGri-PICRH-1.0, whole genome shotgun sequence genomic segment:
- the Phka2 gene encoding phosphorylase b kinase regulatory subunit alpha, liver isoform isoform X7 — protein MRSRSNSGVRLDGYARLVQQTILCYQNPVTGLLSASHDQKDAWVRDNIYSILAVWGLGMAYRKNADRDEDKAKAYELEQNVVKLMRGLLHCMMRQVDKVEKFKHTQSTKDSLHAKYNTATCSTVVGDDQWGHLQVDATSLFLLFLAQMTASGLRIIFTLDEVAFIQNLVFYIEAAYKVADYGMWERGDKTNQGIPELNASSVGMAKAALEAIDELDLFGAHGGRKSVIHVLPDEVEHCQSILFSMLPRASTSKEIDAGLLSIISFPAFAVEDVNLVNVTKNEIISKLQGRYGCCRFLRDGYKTPREDPHRLHYDPAELKLFENIECEWPVFWTYLIIDGIFNGDAVQVQEYREALEGILIRGKDGIHLVPELYAIPPDKVDEEYKNPHTVDRIPLGKLPHLWGQSLYILSSLLAEGFLAPGEIDPLNRRFSTSVKPDVVVQVAVLAENSHIKRLFRQHGVNVQSIADVHPIRVQPGRILSHIYAKLGRNKNMKLSGRPYRHIGVLGTSKLYVIRNQIFTFTPQFTDQHHFYLALDNEMIVEMLRIELAYLCTCWRMTGRPTLTFPVTHTMLTNDGSDIHPAVLSTIRKLEDGYFGGARVKLGNLAEFLTTSFYTYLTFLDPDCDEKLFDDISDRSFSPDSESDLGGYLEDSSHPESQDELDQYISHLLQSTSLKCYLPPLCKKSEDSHVFSAIHSTRDILSVMAKAKGLETPFFPMVLPTKVLSGHRKSLNLVDSSQTLLKKTPEYDYHWPRDDHGEMDCEKLVGKLKDCSNLQDQADILYILYVIKGPSWDTNLFGQHGVTVHSLLSELYGKAGLNQEWSLIRYISGLLRKKVEVLAEACADLLSHQKQLTVGLPPEPREKTISTPLPPEELTKLIYEASGQDISIAVLTQEIVVYLAMYVRAQPSLFAEMLRLRIGLIIQVMATELARSLNCSGPMFFWPAVPAKES, from the exons AATGTGGTCAAGCTGATGCGAGGTCTTCTCCATTGCATGATGAGACAG GTGGACAAAGTGGAGAAATTCAAGCACACTCAGAGTACCAAGGACAGTCTGCATGCCAAGTACAACACTGCTACTTGCAGTACCGTGGTGGGTGATGACCAGTGGGGCCACCTTCAAGTGGATgccacctccctcttcctcctgttcctgGCCCAGATGACTGCCTCAG GCTTGCGTATTATTTTCACCCTTGACGAAGTGGCCTTCATACAGAATCTTGTCTTTTACATAGAAGCTGCATATAAAGTTGCC GATTATGGAATGTGGGAACGTGGAGATAAGACTAATCAGGGCATTCCAGAACTGAATGCAAGCTCTGTGGGAATGGCTAAG GCAGCACTTGAGGCAATTGATGAACTCGATCTTTTTGGAGCCCATGGAGGACGCAAATCAGTCATCCATGTCCTGCCTGACGAAGTTGAGCACTGCCAG TCAATTCTTTTCTCCATGTTGCCAAGAGCATCAACATCTAAAGAAATCGATGCTGGActtctttctattatttcttttccgGCCTTTGCAGTAGAAGATGTGAACCTAGTAAATGTGaccaaaaatgaaatcatttccaAGCTTCAG GGCCGTTATGGATGCTGTCGCTTCCTTCGGGATGGTTATAAAACCCCAAGAGAG GACCCACATCGCTTGCATTATGACCCTGCTGAACTTAAGCTCTTCGAAAACATTGAATGTGAATGGCCTGTGTTCTGGACTTACTTAATCATAGATGGAATCTTCAATGGTGATGCTGTTCAG GTCCAAGAATACCGGGAAGCTCTGGAGGGAATATTAATCAGAGGCAAAGATGGGATTCACTTGGTGCCAGAACTCTATGCCATCCCACCGGACAAG GTGGATGAAGAGTACAAGAACCCACACACGGTAGACCGAATTCCACTGGGAAAACTACCCCATCTTTGGGGACAGTCCTTGTACATTCTCAGCTCCCTGCTGGCGGAG GGATTCCTTGCCCCTGGTGAAATTGATCCCTTAAACAGAAGATTTTCTACTTCAGTCAAACCTGATGTTGTAGTACAAG TCGCTGTTTTGGCAGAAAACAGTCACATTAAGAGGCTGTTTCGGCAACATGGAGTAAATGTCCAGAGCATTGCTGATGTGCATCCAATTCGAGTCCAGCCAGGCCGAATTCTTAGTCACATATATGCCAAACTTG GACGAAATAAGAATATGAAGTTGAGTGGTCGACCATATCGGCACATTGGTGTCCTTGGTACCTCTAAACTCTATGTCATTAGAAACCAGATCTTCACTTTTACACCCCAG TTCACTGACCAGCATCACTTCTACCTGGCCCTGGACAATGAGATGATTGTGGAGATGCTGAGGATCGAGCTGGCCTATCTGTGTACCTGCTGGCGGATGACCGGCCGCCCCACACTCACCTTTCCTGTCACGCACACCATGCTCA ccAATGATGGATCAGACATTCATCCTGCAGTTCTTTCTACAATTAGGAAACTAGAAGATGGATATTTTGGAGGTGCTAG GGTAAAACTAGGAAACCTGGCAGAGTTCCTCACTACCTCATTCTACACATACCTGACCTTCCTGGATCCAGACTGTGATGAGAAGTTGTTTGATGACATCAGTGATAGGAGCTTTAGTCCTGACAGTGAGTCAGACCTGGGAGGATACCTGGAAGACAGCAGTCATCCAG AAAGCCAAGATGAACTTGACCAGTATATCAGCCACCTTCTTCAAAGCACATCCTTGAAGTGTTACCTGCCCCCTCTTTGTAAGAAGTCGGAAGACAGCCATGTTTTCAGTGCTATCCACTCCACTCGGGACATACTTTCTGTGATGGCCAAAGCAAAGGGTTTGGAAACTCCAT tttttccAATGGTTTTGCCAACTAAAGTTCTAAGTGGACATCGTAAGTCACTGAATCTTGTTGACTCCTCTCAGACACTCCTAAAGAAG ACTCCTGAATATGACTACCATTGGCCCAGAGATGACCATGGTGAAATGGACTGCGAGAAGCTAGTTGGAAAACTGAAAGACTGCTCAAACCTACAGGACCAAGCAGACATTCTTTACATTCTTTATGTAATAAA GGGTCCCAGCTGGGATACCAATCTGTTTGGACAGCACGGAGTCACTGTTCACAGTCTTCTCAGTGAGCTCTATGGAAAGGCTGGCCTGAACCAAGAATGGAGTTTGATCCGCTACATTTCAGGCCTGCTCAGGAAGAAAGTGGAGGTCCTGGCTGAG GCCTGTGCAGATCTGCTGTCCCACCAGAAGCAGCTTACAGTGGGCCTGCCCCCTGAGCCCCGGGAGAAGACCATCTCCAC GCCTCTTCCCCCAGAGGAGCTCACAAAACTCATCTACGAGGCCAGTGGACAGGACATCAGCATTGCTGTTCTCACACAG GAGATCGTGGTTTACCTGGCCATGTATGTCCGGGCCCAGCCTAGCCTCTTTGCAGAGATGCTCAGACTCCGGATTGGATTGATCATCCAGGTGATGGCTACAGAGTTGGCACGGAGCCTGAACTGCTCAG GACCAATGTTTTTCTGGCCTGCAGTACCAGCGAAGGAGTCCTGA